In one Gopherus evgoodei ecotype Sinaloan lineage chromosome 1, rGopEvg1_v1.p, whole genome shotgun sequence genomic region, the following are encoded:
- the BEND2 gene encoding BEN domain-containing protein 2 isoform X7: MTQLAYGGEGLSVLSEPVVSQMSHSTNVQRDGQNPEEMEYVFLHKRRRLTPSLVRNSMIRSRETEYEDGGSVIYEYEPDYECGSVVSEASYTGDQQKTLMEVLNYCQAMYDAIQKLDKKFDLLHRKVSEMQHTRMKPLLLKPRPIGFTYRSSNHLPHGKIRVQKPMERESSLHISPPGQGGHNPSMRVRLQKSHLQANSAIKPVQQTLQLESQQPVLRQSPPLPTIVSTHSLHPPYTVANRIPDLPPQPSLVTTVMESTANVASSGVGSPMVSSVMPTPSETGLGRNTMMMNYRATPGSANISKELPSSSVSINPSFEYVGDPKRNVKVLGNYLMKARQKTKPKYAARYLVRVLFPKETLLCSIMGVSARGRRTLDPNKVAAVREFLATHFPNYDLSEYGRDWKTCITNVNAMIRCLRCETKINPETSEGKEKPADAPDTSICVDLNYNGEDSDINSQSSQKMTSSTTNRLQNTTWDKVPEVFHAPSSNKLQSLEPMEHLGSPWRNVQLPFSVIYVAKGKSRPELSARYLIRHLFTEDVLVKSNVYGNLERGMCPLDCNRINALRDFLQENYPSFDLKETGYDWKACVAAINSTIRSLRHDHKKAAIGVRKKVLATPPSNEKSPSQSPTSVKPYESDTINLTD, translated from the exons ATGACTCAACTTGCATATG GAGGGGAAGGTTTGTCGGTATTGAGTGAGCCAGTGGTGTCACAGATGAGCCATTCTACAAATGTGCAAAGAGATGGTCAGAATCCAGAAGAAATGGAATATGTTTTTTTGCATAAAAGACGACGACTTACCCCGTCTCTGGTGAGAAATAGCATG atAAGATCCAGGGAAACAGAATATGAAGATGGTGGAAGtgtcatttatgaatatgaacCAGATTATGAATGT GGAAGTGTTGTGTCTGAAGCGTCCTACACAGGAGATCAGCAGAAAACCCTTATGGAAGTCCTCAACTATTGTCAG GCCATGTATGATGCCATTCAGAAGTTGGATAAGAAATTTGATCTGCTTCATCGAAAGGTTTCAGAAATGCAGCACACCCGGATGAAGCCATTGCTCCTCAAACCT AGGCCCATTGGATTTACATACAGAAGTTCCAATCATTTACCCCATGGAAAAATtagagtacagaaaccaatggAAAGAGAGTCAAGTCTTCATATCTCCCCCCCGGGACAAGGAGGGCATAACCCATCGATGAGGGTTAGGCTACAAAAGAGCCATCTCCAGGCCAACTCTGCAATAAAACCTGTTCAACAAACTCTTCAGCTTGAATCACAGCAACCTGTGCTTAGGCAAAGCCCACCCCTACCCACTATAGTCTCCACTCACTCACTGCATCCACCATACACAGTGGCTAACAGGATCCCTGACCTTCCTCCACAACCAAGTCTTGTAACCACGGTCATGGAAAGCACTGCCAATGTAGCATCTTCAGGGGTGGGTTCCCCAATGGTGTCGTCGGTGATGCCAACCCCATCTGAAACTGGTTTGGGGAGAAACACCATGATGATGAATTACAGGGCCACACCGGGAAGTGCGAATATTAGTAAAGAACTGCCATCTTCTTCTGTCTCTATCAATCCTAGTTTTG AATATGTTGGTGACCCAAAGAGAAATGTAAAGGTTCTTGGAAACTATTTGATGAAAGCCCGACAAAAGACCAAACCGAAGTACGCTGCACGTTACCTAGTCCGTGTCTTGTTCCCCAAGGAAACGTTACTGTGTAGCATTATGGGTGTCAGTGCCCGGGGGCGCAGAACGTTGGATCCTAACAAGGTTGCTGCAGTTAGAG AATTTCTTGCAACTCATTTCCCAAATTATGACCTGAGTGAATATGGAAGAGACTGGAAAACCTGTATCACAAACGTCAATGCCATGATCCGCTGCTTACGCTGTGAAACCAAAATAAACCCA GAGACTTCTGAAGGGAAGGAGAAACCTGCTGACGCTCCAGACACATCCATTTGTGTGGATTTAAACTATAATGGGGAAGACAGTGACATCAATTCTCAATCCTCTCAGAAAATGACCAGCTCAACAACAAACAGACTTCAGAATACGACATGGGATAAAGTCCCTGAGGTGTTCCATGCACCTTCATCCAATAAACTACAGTCTTTGGAACCAATGG AACATCTTGGGAGTCCATGGCGCAATGTTCAGTTGCCATTCTCAGTTATTTATGTAGCCAAGGGGAAGTCTCGGCCAGAGTTGTCAGCTCGCTATCTGATTCGCCATCTCTTCACAGAAGATGTATTGGTGAAGAGCAATGTGTATGGTAATTTGGAACGTGGCATGTGTCCACTGGACTGCAACAGGATCAATGCTCTCAGAG ACTTCCTTCAAGAGAACTACCCATCCTTTGATCTAAAGGAAACTGGATATGATTGGAAAGCATGTGTGGCTGCCATAAACAGTACAATCCGCAGTCTTAGACATGACCATAAGAAGGCTGCAATTGGAGTCCGAAAGAAAGTTTTGGCCACACCGCCATCAAATGAAAAGAGTCCTTCGCAAAGCCCTACTTCAGTAAAGCCATATGAAAGTGACACTATCAACCTTACAGACTAA
- the BEND2 gene encoding BEN domain-containing protein 2 isoform X5 has protein sequence MSHLPSLSHLVCRTSTLPSLMLLFLFGGEGLSVLSEPVVSQMSHSTNVQRDGQNPEEMEYVFLHKRRRLTPSLVRNSMIRSRETEYEDGGSVIYEYEPDYECGSVVSEASYTGDQQKTLMEVLNYCQAMYDAIQKLDKKFDLLHRKVSEMQHTRMKPLLLKPRPIGFTYRSSNHLPHGKIRVQKPMERESSLHISPPGQGGHNPSMRVRLQKSHLQANSAIKPVQQTLQLESQQPVLRQSPPLPTIVSTHSLHPPYTVANRIPDLPPQPSLVTTVMESTANVASSGVGSPMVSSVMPTPSETGLGRNTMMMNYRATPGSANISKELPSSSVSINPSFEYVGDPKRNVKVLGNYLMKARQKTKPKYAARYLVRVLFPKETLLCSIMGVSARGRRTLDPNKVAAVREFLATHFPNYDLSEYGRDWKTCITNVNAMIRCLRCETKINPETSEGKEKPADAPDTSICVDLNYNGEDSDINSQSSQKMTSSTTNRLQNTTWDKVPEVFHAPSSNKLQSLEPMEHLGSPWRNVQLPFSVIYVAKGKSRPELSARYLIRHLFTEDVLVKSNVYGNLERGMCPLDCNRINALRDFLQENYPSFDLKETGYDWKACVAAINSTIRSLRHDHKKAAIGVRKKVLATPPSNEKSPSQSPTSVKPYESDTINLTD, from the exons ATGTCTCATTTGCCTTCATTGAGCCATCTTGTGTGCAGGACGagcactttaccttcattaatgttgcttttcctgtttg GAGGGGAAGGTTTGTCGGTATTGAGTGAGCCAGTGGTGTCACAGATGAGCCATTCTACAAATGTGCAAAGAGATGGTCAGAATCCAGAAGAAATGGAATATGTTTTTTTGCATAAAAGACGACGACTTACCCCGTCTCTGGTGAGAAATAGCATG atAAGATCCAGGGAAACAGAATATGAAGATGGTGGAAGtgtcatttatgaatatgaacCAGATTATGAATGT GGAAGTGTTGTGTCTGAAGCGTCCTACACAGGAGATCAGCAGAAAACCCTTATGGAAGTCCTCAACTATTGTCAG GCCATGTATGATGCCATTCAGAAGTTGGATAAGAAATTTGATCTGCTTCATCGAAAGGTTTCAGAAATGCAGCACACCCGGATGAAGCCATTGCTCCTCAAACCT AGGCCCATTGGATTTACATACAGAAGTTCCAATCATTTACCCCATGGAAAAATtagagtacagaaaccaatggAAAGAGAGTCAAGTCTTCATATCTCCCCCCCGGGACAAGGAGGGCATAACCCATCGATGAGGGTTAGGCTACAAAAGAGCCATCTCCAGGCCAACTCTGCAATAAAACCTGTTCAACAAACTCTTCAGCTTGAATCACAGCAACCTGTGCTTAGGCAAAGCCCACCCCTACCCACTATAGTCTCCACTCACTCACTGCATCCACCATACACAGTGGCTAACAGGATCCCTGACCTTCCTCCACAACCAAGTCTTGTAACCACGGTCATGGAAAGCACTGCCAATGTAGCATCTTCAGGGGTGGGTTCCCCAATGGTGTCGTCGGTGATGCCAACCCCATCTGAAACTGGTTTGGGGAGAAACACCATGATGATGAATTACAGGGCCACACCGGGAAGTGCGAATATTAGTAAAGAACTGCCATCTTCTTCTGTCTCTATCAATCCTAGTTTTG AATATGTTGGTGACCCAAAGAGAAATGTAAAGGTTCTTGGAAACTATTTGATGAAAGCCCGACAAAAGACCAAACCGAAGTACGCTGCACGTTACCTAGTCCGTGTCTTGTTCCCCAAGGAAACGTTACTGTGTAGCATTATGGGTGTCAGTGCCCGGGGGCGCAGAACGTTGGATCCTAACAAGGTTGCTGCAGTTAGAG AATTTCTTGCAACTCATTTCCCAAATTATGACCTGAGTGAATATGGAAGAGACTGGAAAACCTGTATCACAAACGTCAATGCCATGATCCGCTGCTTACGCTGTGAAACCAAAATAAACCCA GAGACTTCTGAAGGGAAGGAGAAACCTGCTGACGCTCCAGACACATCCATTTGTGTGGATTTAAACTATAATGGGGAAGACAGTGACATCAATTCTCAATCCTCTCAGAAAATGACCAGCTCAACAACAAACAGACTTCAGAATACGACATGGGATAAAGTCCCTGAGGTGTTCCATGCACCTTCATCCAATAAACTACAGTCTTTGGAACCAATGG AACATCTTGGGAGTCCATGGCGCAATGTTCAGTTGCCATTCTCAGTTATTTATGTAGCCAAGGGGAAGTCTCGGCCAGAGTTGTCAGCTCGCTATCTGATTCGCCATCTCTTCACAGAAGATGTATTGGTGAAGAGCAATGTGTATGGTAATTTGGAACGTGGCATGTGTCCACTGGACTGCAACAGGATCAATGCTCTCAGAG ACTTCCTTCAAGAGAACTACCCATCCTTTGATCTAAAGGAAACTGGATATGATTGGAAAGCATGTGTGGCTGCCATAAACAGTACAATCCGCAGTCTTAGACATGACCATAAGAAGGCTGCAATTGGAGTCCGAAAGAAAGTTTTGGCCACACCGCCATCAAATGAAAAGAGTCCTTCGCAAAGCCCTACTTCAGTAAAGCCATATGAAAGTGACACTATCAACCTTACAGACTAA